A single window of Nitrospinota bacterium DNA harbors:
- a CDS encoding FAD-binding protein — MQWAKESLDKLESSRLTRLNQSAHLPDSEEADAILRKYHPDYLGHIRQVNVGPNAGDQKFPLELAQLLEGNSPIEKDYNPIPEIETDVLIIGGGGAGAAAALTLHGKGLSVHLATKLRLGDSNTVMAEGGIQSAIGPDDSPRRHFADALVGGHGDNDPNLLRILCEQGPESIRWLSQLGCLFDQNEDGSFRLRGGGGTSVPRVLACRDYTGLEIMRVLKDAVRLTDTQLLEEHVAMELVDDGNSRVTGAILFDRNAGKKICVSARAVILATGGSGQIRLQGFPTSNHIGATGDGLVLAYRQGCRLINLDSYQYHPSGACYPEALAGQLVTEAIRSIGAQVVNSEGVHFINEMAYRDVLAGAIIREIADGRGIKTPHGKEGIWLDTPMIDLKNGEGALARQFPGLIHRFERYGIDPAKQPILIYPTLHYQNGGIRVDTECRTDVDGLWASGEVTGGLHGKNRLMGNSLLDITVFGRRAALSVIDNLPERGTVTLTNLKKFRAEQEKTGSETVSPKFFPDASGMKLEVKKSEENAKSDTKSAGFEPRNPFNF, encoded by the coding sequence ATGCAATGGGCAAAAGAGTCTCTGGATAAGCTTGAAAGCTCACGTCTAACCAGACTGAATCAATCGGCGCATTTACCAGACTCGGAAGAGGCGGATGCAATTCTCAGGAAATATCACCCCGACTACCTGGGGCATATAAGGCAGGTTAATGTTGGCCCCAATGCAGGAGACCAGAAATTTCCTTTAGAGCTTGCGCAATTGTTGGAGGGCAATAGCCCTATAGAAAAAGACTATAATCCCATCCCCGAAATTGAAACGGATGTTTTGATAATAGGTGGGGGAGGGGCCGGAGCGGCAGCGGCTCTCACCTTGCATGGAAAAGGGTTATCTGTTCATTTGGCAACAAAACTCAGGTTGGGTGACTCCAATACGGTGATGGCGGAAGGCGGAATCCAGTCTGCGATAGGCCCTGACGACTCGCCAAGGAGGCATTTTGCCGATGCGCTGGTAGGGGGGCATGGAGATAATGACCCGAACCTGTTGAGGATTCTCTGTGAACAGGGACCGGAGAGCATTCGCTGGCTCAGTCAGCTCGGTTGTCTGTTTGATCAAAATGAAGATGGAAGTTTTAGATTGCGAGGCGGTGGCGGGACTTCTGTGCCGCGTGTATTGGCTTGCAGGGATTACACGGGTCTGGAAATCATGCGAGTGCTGAAAGATGCTGTGCGTTTGACCGACACTCAATTGCTGGAAGAACATGTGGCCATGGAGTTGGTCGATGATGGAAACAGCCGGGTGACAGGTGCCATTTTATTTGACAGGAATGCTGGTAAAAAGATTTGTGTTTCGGCGCGTGCGGTGATTCTGGCTACCGGGGGAAGCGGGCAGATCCGATTGCAGGGGTTTCCCACCAGTAACCATATAGGGGCTACCGGTGATGGTCTTGTGCTCGCATACAGGCAGGGATGTCGACTGATTAACCTGGATAGTTATCAGTATCATCCTTCAGGAGCCTGTTATCCAGAAGCTCTGGCTGGACAATTGGTGACAGAAGCGATTCGGTCAATAGGTGCCCAGGTGGTCAATTCTGAAGGGGTGCATTTCATTAACGAGATGGCTTATCGTGATGTGTTGGCGGGGGCAATCATCAGGGAAATTGCAGATGGAAGAGGGATAAAAACTCCACATGGTAAGGAAGGCATCTGGCTTGATACTCCGATGATTGACTTGAAAAATGGTGAGGGGGCTTTAGCCCGTCAATTTCCCGGGCTGATCCACCGATTTGAGCGGTACGGCATTGATCCGGCAAAGCAGCCAATTCTAATTTATCCCACATTGCATTACCAGAATGGTGGCATTCGTGTGGATACGGAATGTAGAACCGATGTTGACGGACTATGGGCCAGTGGAGAAGTAACAGGAGGCTTGCATGGCAAAAACCGTCTTATGGGAAACTCGCTGCTGGATATTACCGTTTTTGGCAGGAGAGCCGCCCTATCAGTAATCGATAATCTTCCTGAACGAGGGACAGTGACTCTCACTAACCTGAAAAAGTTTCGTGCGGAACAGGAAAAGACAGGAAGCGAAACGGTATCTCCAAAGTTTTTTCCAGACGCCTCAGGGATGAAACTGGAAGTGAAGAAATCAGAAGAGAACGCAAAATCAGATACTAAATCTGCTGGTTTTGAACCTCGTAACCCTTTTAACTTTTAA
- a CDS encoding NERD domain-containing protein translates to MDFIFSTDGLKVLAFLAVVALIFFIQKRKQHKLAGDPKIVMGQLERLGPDYFVLSNVVVSAELGMNDVSHVVVSNYGVFVLTVKTEAGKVFGREKDREWHLKPSKDILYNPLWENRKHVNALEQIIGPVWFVPVVVFTRAVLKGDFGASVIQLNDLIPFIEQNKTSRLSADKRDEVIRKLQQLSAN, encoded by the coding sequence ATGGATTTCATCTTTTCTACTGACGGGTTAAAAGTTCTAGCCTTCCTGGCAGTGGTTGCTCTCATATTTTTTATCCAGAAAAGAAAACAACACAAATTGGCGGGTGACCCGAAGATTGTAATGGGTCAACTGGAACGCTTGGGTCCTGATTATTTTGTTTTGTCAAATGTCGTTGTGTCTGCTGAATTGGGTATGAATGATGTGAGTCATGTGGTGGTTTCGAATTATGGTGTGTTTGTTCTGACAGTTAAAACAGAAGCGGGGAAGGTGTTTGGCCGTGAAAAAGATAGAGAGTGGCACTTAAAACCATCTAAGGATATTCTGTACAATCCACTTTGGGAAAACCGCAAACACGTAAATGCTCTGGAGCAGATAATAGGGCCCGTATGGTTTGTGCCTGTTGTGGTTTTTACTCGGGCGGTGTTAAAGGGTGACTTTGGAGCCAGTGTTATCCAACTAAATGACTTGATCCCTTTTATTGAGCAAAATAAAACATCCCGTTTGTCCGCTGACAAACGGGATGAAGTGATACGTAAACTACAACAGCTTTCAGCCAATTAG
- the yajC gene encoding preprotein translocase subunit YajC, giving the protein MLDLAFAMAPPPEGGEPGGGSLLALLPPMIMMFMIFYFVLIRPQQKKQQEARKMVDELKEGDSVVTLSGIHGTIKKLKEDTVMLQIADNVRVKINRSSIGSKKD; this is encoded by the coding sequence ATGCTCGATTTAGCATTTGCTATGGCACCGCCACCAGAGGGTGGTGAACCTGGTGGAGGAAGTTTGCTTGCATTGCTTCCGCCAATGATCATGATGTTCATGATCTTTTACTTTGTTCTTATTCGTCCGCAGCAGAAAAAACAACAGGAAGCGCGCAAAATGGTTGATGAGCTGAAAGAGGGCGATTCTGTTGTAACATTAAGTGGTATTCATGGAACCATTAAAAAACTTAAGGAAGATACGGTTATGCTGCAAATTGCAGACAATGTTCGAGTCAAAATAAACCGCTCTTCCATTGGTTCGAAGAAAGATTAA
- the secD gene encoding protein translocase subunit SecD: MYKDLKWKIPLILAVVLGAIWLAYPLKEKIALGLDLQGGMHLVLEVKVEKAVEASLDRLADDIKRDITEEDLEVDRIKVIFSNRQINIRMVDQLDLPPVKTVLEKYPFFSLVSEDSDGLGLIYQLSQDQIKQIEQNAVSQGLETIRNRVDQFGVSEPTIQVQGVKRILVQLPGVKDPERAINLIGKTARLEFKLLDEENSLQQALDGNIPDGDEVLYQRIENKESGAVTKDPYLLKKRAVLTGETLTGAEVRFDSDFNEPYVALNFNSVGAMIFQQVTRENIKKRLAIVLDDNVYSAPVIQDEIAGGRAQITGRFTSSEARDLAIVLRAGALPAPVVILENRTVGPSLGQDSINKGITSIIYGGLLVVAFIAIYYKLSGIIAVVALFLNIILLAGALAYFGAALTLPGIAGIILTVGMAIDANVLVFERIREEIRIGKTVRAAIEAGFSKAFRTIVDANITTFIAAVVLFQFGTGPIKGFAITLCIGIAASMFTAVFVSRAIFDGTMSQRKLDKLSI; encoded by the coding sequence ATGTATAAGGATCTTAAATGGAAAATCCCTTTGATACTCGCTGTAGTGCTTGGTGCAATTTGGCTCGCGTATCCATTGAAGGAAAAAATTGCCCTGGGCCTTGACCTGCAGGGGGGGATGCATCTGGTGCTTGAAGTTAAGGTTGAGAAAGCAGTAGAAGCAAGCCTGGACAGACTGGCTGATGATATTAAGAGGGATATTACTGAAGAAGACTTGGAAGTAGACCGCATCAAAGTCATATTCTCAAATAGACAGATTAATATAAGGATGGTGGATCAGTTGGATCTGCCACCAGTTAAAACCGTTCTGGAGAAATACCCCTTTTTCAGCCTGGTCAGTGAAGACTCAGACGGACTCGGGCTGATATACCAATTGAGTCAGGACCAGATTAAGCAGATAGAGCAAAACGCAGTGAGTCAGGGATTGGAGACGATTCGCAACAGGGTAGACCAGTTTGGTGTTTCAGAACCGACCATTCAGGTGCAGGGAGTAAAACGGATTCTCGTGCAGTTGCCCGGTGTGAAAGATCCCGAGAGAGCCATAAACCTGATAGGAAAAACTGCCCGGCTGGAATTCAAGCTGTTGGATGAAGAAAACAGTTTGCAGCAGGCTCTTGATGGAAATATTCCTGATGGGGATGAAGTTTTATACCAACGAATAGAAAATAAGGAAAGCGGGGCCGTTACCAAAGATCCTTATCTTTTAAAGAAACGCGCTGTTTTGACAGGTGAGACATTGACGGGTGCTGAGGTTCGCTTTGATTCTGATTTCAATGAACCTTATGTTGCTTTGAACTTTAACAGCGTCGGTGCCATGATTTTTCAGCAGGTGACGCGTGAGAATATCAAAAAACGTCTGGCAATTGTTTTGGATGATAACGTTTATTCGGCGCCTGTTATTCAGGATGAAATAGCAGGTGGACGGGCTCAGATCACGGGTCGATTTACTTCTTCTGAAGCAAGAGACCTGGCTATTGTTCTCAGGGCAGGCGCGCTTCCTGCACCTGTGGTTATCCTTGAGAATAGAACGGTTGGTCCATCGCTCGGACAGGATTCCATTAATAAAGGAATCACTTCTATTATTTATGGCGGGCTTCTTGTCGTGGCCTTTATTGCCATCTATTACAAACTGTCCGGCATAATCGCTGTGGTTGCGCTGTTTCTCAATATTATTCTCCTGGCAGGAGCGCTGGCTTATTTTGGAGCGGCTTTGACATTGCCAGGCATTGCAGGAATTATTCTCACAGTAGGTATGGCGATTGATGCTAACGTGCTGGTGTTCGAAAGGATCCGTGAAGAAATAAGAATTGGTAAGACGGTGAGGGCTGCAATCGAAGCGGGCTTTTCCAAAGCATTTCGAACTATTGTTGATGCGAATATTACCACCTTCATTGCTGCAGTCGTTTTGTTTCAGTTTGGCACTGGCCCCATAAAAGGGTTTGCCATTACTTTATGTATAGGAATCGCGGCCAGCATGTTCACAGCGGTATTTGTGAGCAGGGCTATTTTTGATGGAACAATGAGCCAAAGAAAACTGGATAAATTAAGTATATAA
- the secF gene encoding protein translocase subunit SecF, with product MKIIGSETHFDFMGKIKAAVTISGLVILMGLASIVLSGGLKYGIDFSGGTLVQLQFKTAPDLEVIRDGLKSIGLGESTIQEFGTKRDILIRVQRSEEKLEAVGSRIRNSLGEKFNKADITVERVEMVGPKVGRDLREKALLSILYAIIGIVIYISWRFELQYAIAAIIALVHDVLVTMGAFSILDKEFTLVIVAAFLTIIGYSLNDTIVVFDRIRENLRRKGKNTLTQIINASINQTLSRTLLTSGTTLLVVVALFFFGGEIIHDFSFALLVGVLVGTYSSIFIASVFLVFWDSRSRA from the coding sequence ATGAAAATTATTGGTAGCGAAACCCATTTTGATTTCATGGGTAAAATTAAAGCAGCCGTAACCATTTCAGGGTTGGTAATCTTGATGGGTCTGGCTTCTATAGTCCTGTCAGGTGGGTTGAAGTATGGCATTGACTTTTCTGGGGGGACTCTCGTTCAACTCCAGTTTAAAACCGCTCCGGATCTGGAGGTCATTAGGGATGGTTTGAAGTCAATTGGACTTGGAGAAAGCACAATCCAGGAATTCGGGACTAAACGCGATATTCTCATCCGTGTTCAACGATCAGAGGAAAAACTCGAAGCTGTAGGCTCCAGGATTCGCAACAGTCTCGGCGAAAAGTTCAATAAGGCTGACATCACTGTTGAAAGAGTAGAAATGGTAGGTCCTAAGGTAGGGCGTGACCTGAGGGAAAAAGCGCTCCTTTCAATCTTGTATGCAATTATTGGAATTGTAATTTATATTTCATGGCGTTTTGAACTTCAGTACGCTATTGCCGCAATCATAGCCCTGGTACATGATGTTCTGGTTACTATGGGAGCATTTTCGATTTTAGACAAAGAATTCACCCTTGTGATTGTCGCCGCATTTTTGACCATCATTGGTTATTCATTAAACGATACTATTGTTGTTTTCGACCGTATTCGTGAGAACCTTCGCCGTAAAGGTAAAAATACACTTACCCAAATCATCAATGCAAGTATCAATCAGACCTTAAGCAGGACGCTCCTCACCTCAGGAACAACACTGCTGGTAGTGGTTGCGCTATTTTTCTTTGGAGGAGAAATCATCCATGATTTTTCTTTTGCTTTGCTGGTAGGTGTTCTGGTTGGAACTTACTCATCCATCTTTATTGCCAGTGTGTTTCTCGTTTTTTGGGACTCACGAAGTCGAGCCTGA